Proteins encoded in a region of the Acetonema longum DSM 6540 genome:
- a CDS encoding transporter substrate-binding domain-containing protein — translation MKRQYFLLSLVVLFIISLLAMGCGGTAPSQPAKSDAAPEIKAIQDRGILKAGIKVDVPKFGYKDPQTGKIEGFEIDLVKALAKKLVGDENKIELTGTVAKTRGPLLDNGDVDLVVATFTITEERKQSYNFTDPYFTDGVALLVKKAGGYQSLKDLAGKKIGVAQSSTSRKAVQAEADKQGIKVNFLEYGSYAEVKAALDSGRVDCFSVDAAILFGYLDASTVVLPDRFSPQEYGAATKKSNVALAKLVNDTFNDMKKSGEMDKLLAKWGLK, via the coding sequence ATGAAAAGACAATATTTCCTACTTTCTCTGGTAGTCCTGTTCATCATCAGCCTGCTGGCGATGGGATGCGGCGGCACAGCCCCGTCTCAGCCGGCTAAAAGCGATGCGGCGCCGGAAATTAAAGCGATCCAGGACCGGGGTATCTTAAAGGCCGGCATCAAGGTGGATGTGCCGAAGTTTGGCTATAAGGATCCGCAAACCGGTAAGATTGAAGGATTTGAAATTGATCTGGTCAAGGCTCTGGCAAAAAAACTGGTAGGCGACGAAAATAAAATCGAACTGACCGGCACAGTGGCCAAAACCCGCGGACCGCTGCTGGATAACGGCGATGTGGACCTGGTCGTCGCCACTTTTACCATTACCGAAGAACGCAAGCAAAGCTATAACTTCACCGATCCTTACTTCACTGACGGCGTGGCTCTGCTAGTGAAAAAGGCCGGCGGCTATCAAAGCCTGAAAGACCTGGCCGGCAAAAAAATCGGGGTAGCCCAGAGCTCCACCAGCCGTAAAGCCGTTCAGGCCGAAGCTGACAAACAGGGCATCAAAGTGAATTTCCTGGAGTATGGTTCTTATGCTGAAGTAAAAGCGGCCCTGGATTCCGGCCGGGTAGACTGCTTCAGCGTGGATGCGGCTATTTTATTCGGTTATCTGGATGCCTCCACCGTCGTTTTACCGGATCGTTTCAGTCCGCAGGAATACGGCGCGGCTACCAAGAAATCCAACGTGGCCTTGGCCAAGCTGGTGAATGATACGTTTAATGACATGAAAAAATCCGGCGAGATGGATAAACTGCTGGCGAAGTGGGGTCTGAAATAG
- a CDS encoding amino acid ABC transporter permease: protein MPGPFAGFKWLALLQDWQVFAEGLATTIAVAALGLTLALVLGTLLGIAGAAPGRMFRLINRIYVEFIQNTPLVIQVIFLYHGLPHMGIVLSVFAIGVLGVGVYHGAYIAEAIRAGLQAIPRGQLEAAYSQGFTYWQAMRHIILPQAKRIVYPPVTNQAVSLIKNTSVLAMIAGGDLMYHADSWSSGNLYYGPAYVATGLLYLALCYPLAKYVRYLEKKAEVAL, encoded by the coding sequence GTGCCCGGCCCCTTCGCCGGGTTTAAATGGCTGGCGCTGCTGCAGGACTGGCAGGTGTTCGCCGAAGGGCTGGCCACAACGATTGCCGTGGCTGCCCTGGGGCTGACTCTGGCCCTGGTTCTCGGGACCCTGCTGGGTATTGCGGGCGCAGCACCCGGACGGATGTTCCGCCTTATCAACCGGATCTATGTAGAGTTCATCCAAAATACGCCTTTAGTGATTCAGGTTATCTTTTTGTACCATGGATTGCCTCACATGGGCATTGTCCTGTCGGTATTCGCCATCGGCGTGCTGGGGGTAGGCGTCTACCACGGCGCCTATATCGCCGAAGCCATCCGCGCCGGCCTGCAGGCGATTCCCCGGGGGCAGCTGGAAGCAGCCTATTCCCAGGGGTTTACCTATTGGCAGGCCATGCGCCATATCATCCTGCCTCAGGCCAAACGCATCGTCTATCCGCCCGTCACCAACCAGGCAGTCAGCCTGATCAAAAATACCTCAGTCCTGGCGATGATCGCCGGCGGTGACCTGATGTATCATGCCGATTCCTGGTCCAGCGGCAATTTATACTACGGTCCGGCTTATGTGGCAACCGGTCTTTTGTACCTGGCTCTTTGCTATCCTTTGGCCAAATATGTCCGATATCTGGAGAAAAAGGCGGAGGTAGCCCTATGA
- a CDS encoding amino acid ABC transporter permease, translating to MIQELLHPAIGLFFLDGLLVTLHIAVSSIVLSLIFGTVLGVAQYSQSPLYSRMATFYIDTVRNIPLLLFILVARFTTGLPPVHSGIFAMTVFTSAVIAEIIRGGLNSVHRGQWEAARSQGLSYYQTLRHIVLPQAFRNVIPPLLSQFTTVIKDTSFVWAVGVEELTGRGMIIMGKYGSTSQVFAIFGAIAATYFVVNYLLSLAARYQHGRLAARSY from the coding sequence ATGATTCAGGAATTATTGCATCCGGCAATCGGATTGTTTTTCCTCGACGGCCTGCTGGTAACCCTGCACATCGCGGTATCGTCTATTGTCCTCAGCCTGATCTTTGGAACGGTCTTAGGAGTGGCTCAATACTCACAGTCGCCGCTTTATAGCAGGATGGCTACCTTTTATATTGATACCGTACGGAATATCCCCCTCCTCTTGTTCATCCTGGTGGCCCGGTTTACTACCGGTCTGCCGCCTGTTCATTCCGGTATTTTTGCCATGACCGTCTTTACTTCGGCGGTTATAGCCGAAATCATCCGGGGCGGCTTAAACTCGGTTCACAGGGGACAATGGGAGGCGGCCCGTTCCCAGGGTCTGTCTTATTATCAGACTTTGAGGCATATCGTATTGCCTCAGGCATTCCGTAATGTGATTCCCCCTTTATTATCCCAGTTTACTACGGTAATTAAGGATACGTCCTTTGTCTGGGCGGTAGGAGTGGAGGAACTGACCGGAAGAGGCATGATCATCATGGGCAAATATGGATCCACCTCCCAGGTGTTTGCCATCTTCGGCGCCATCGCCGCCACTTATTTTGTCGTTAATTACCTGCTTTCGCTGGCCGCAAGATACCAGCATGGGCGATTGGCCGCCCGCAGCTACTAA
- a CDS encoding CAP domain-containing protein, which yields MVSLGKKMGRLFLLAGMTLCLMQAGAGAAAYVATEKPVYSPGEAIVVIFKDFPATQSGWITVVPSSANPEQYGQWWPLREQAGGTLIFDGLPAGEYEVRGFFDGKSNPQSIKTPLQVQVKASFSIVREAKPALPVVSVKETENLSAQEAHLARLINQYRRDNGLGAIPVSRTLTRVARLHVRDLDQYQPQNATDSRGLPGNLHSWSDKGNWTSVIYTADHQYAAAMWNKPREISNQIYLGNGFEIAFGTQGHQATPESALAAWLDSPGHKAVIMESGDWQDKHWPAMGVAVYGGYAVVWFGDTEDPVGYYSL from the coding sequence ATGGTTTCTTTGGGAAAGAAAATGGGGCGGCTTTTTCTTTTGGCCGGTATGACGTTATGCCTGATGCAGGCTGGCGCCGGGGCGGCAGCATATGTAGCAACTGAAAAGCCGGTTTATTCACCTGGCGAAGCTATTGTGGTCATATTTAAAGATTTTCCCGCAACCCAGTCCGGCTGGATTACCGTTGTGCCAAGCAGTGCCAATCCTGAGCAGTACGGGCAATGGTGGCCTCTGAGGGAGCAAGCCGGTGGAACGTTGATTTTCGACGGGCTGCCGGCTGGCGAATACGAAGTCAGAGGTTTTTTTGACGGAAAAAGTAACCCTCAAAGCATCAAAACCCCGCTTCAGGTCCAGGTTAAGGCCTCATTCAGCATTGTCCGTGAAGCCAAACCGGCTTTACCGGTGGTGTCTGTTAAGGAAACAGAAAATCTGAGCGCCCAGGAGGCCCATTTGGCCAGGCTGATCAATCAGTACCGGCGGGATAACGGCCTGGGGGCTATCCCGGTATCCCGGACATTAACCCGGGTAGCCAGACTGCATGTAAGAGATCTGGATCAATATCAGCCGCAGAATGCTACGGACAGCCGGGGCCTGCCGGGCAATCTTCATAGCTGGTCCGACAAGGGCAATTGGACATCCGTGATTTATACCGCCGATCACCAATATGCCGCCGCCATGTGGAATAAGCCGAGGGAAATCAGCAATCAGATTTATTTGGGCAATGGATTTGAGATCGCTTTTGGCACCCAGGGACATCAGGCGACACCGGAAAGTGCGCTGGCTGCCTGGCTAGACAGTCCCGGACATAAAGCCGTCATTATGGAAAGCGGTGACTGGCAGGATAAGCACTGGCCAGCTATGGGAGTCGCCGTATATGGCGGATATGCCGTAGTTTGGTTTGGCGACACAGAGGACCCGGTAGGCTATTATAGCCTTTAA
- a CDS encoding type III PLP-dependent enzyme produces the protein MYNQFRLTQQAAEALASNYGTPLLALSTQQIEYNYRFLQEHLPGVTLHYAVKSNPAARIVDTLAQRGSHFDVASDGEMEQLTAQGVAPERMIYANPVKTIRGLATASRLGIQTFTFDSESEIGKMAREVPGGRVLLRVRVENSDALVDLNKKFGALPSEALRLLNIAHEKGLDVAGLCFHVGSQSHSAQPYIEAIRVCRSLFDQAIAAGLPMRILDIGGGFPIPAGENPVDAGQLCDQISDALGRYFAGVEIWAEPGRFICGTAVNLLTRVIGSQVRNGQQWYFLDEGLYGSFSGAIFDHWDYEMESFKSDRKIPATFAGPSCDSMDVMYRDKLTAPLELDDLLVVIGCGAYTSASATVFNGFAKAPIVVWEDQEEAVAEQLCFRCAV, from the coding sequence ATGTATAACCAATTTCGCTTGACGCAACAAGCTGCCGAAGCACTGGCAAGCAACTATGGGACGCCTTTGTTAGCTCTTTCTACTCAGCAAATCGAGTATAACTACCGTTTTCTGCAAGAACATTTGCCAGGTGTTACTCTTCATTATGCGGTTAAATCTAACCCGGCGGCGCGTATCGTTGATACCCTAGCGCAACGGGGCTCTCATTTTGACGTAGCTTCCGACGGCGAGATGGAGCAACTGACGGCGCAGGGAGTAGCGCCGGAACGCATGATCTACGCAAATCCTGTTAAGACGATCCGCGGTTTGGCTACTGCCAGCCGATTGGGTATTCAAACTTTTACCTTCGACAGTGAAAGCGAAATTGGAAAAATGGCCAGGGAAGTACCAGGCGGCAGAGTCCTGCTGCGGGTACGGGTGGAGAATTCCGACGCCCTGGTTGACCTGAACAAAAAGTTCGGGGCTCTGCCTTCTGAGGCATTAAGACTATTGAACATTGCGCATGAGAAAGGACTGGATGTAGCCGGCCTGTGTTTTCATGTCGGCAGTCAATCTCACAGCGCTCAGCCATATATCGAGGCCATTAGGGTCTGCCGTTCCTTGTTTGATCAGGCTATTGCCGCCGGACTTCCCATGCGGATTCTGGATATTGGCGGTGGCTTTCCTATTCCGGCCGGTGAAAACCCGGTTGATGCAGGCCAACTGTGCGATCAAATCAGTGATGCTCTGGGCCGGTACTTTGCCGGTGTTGAGATTTGGGCTGAACCGGGCCGGTTTATCTGCGGCACTGCCGTGAACCTTTTGACCCGGGTGATTGGCTCTCAGGTCCGGAACGGGCAACAATGGTACTTTTTGGACGAAGGGCTTTACGGCTCCTTCTCCGGTGCGATTTTTGATCACTGGGATTATGAAATGGAGAGCTTTAAGAGTGACAGGAAGATTCCGGCGACCTTCGCCGGACCCAGCTGCGATTCCATGGATGTGATGTACCGGGATAAACTGACCGCGCCGTTGGAACTGGATGATCTTTTAGTAGTGATCGGGTGCGGCGCCTATACATCAGCCTCAGCTACTGTATTTAACGGATTTGCCAAAGCGCCGATTGTCGTCTGGGAAGACCAGGAAGAGGCGGTCGCTGAACAGCTCTGCTTTCGTTGCGCTGTTTGA
- a CDS encoding helix-turn-helix transcriptional regulator, giving the protein MDDISYTPEEIAKILKISRFTVYELVKRGELTAYRIGRKMRIEAPDLAVYIKKSKGTSPAPTLSPIAPASFPEQEGLIICGQDIVLDILTRRLEREVPHARFLRNYIGSIDGLLALYRGSANVVTAHLWDSDADTYNIPYVRRLLPGHKTLIINLAYRMEGFYVTKGNPLSIRTWSDLTRPGLRFVNRERGSGARVLLDEHLRLLAIDHAAVAGYDHEEMSHLAVAGYVARGLADVGLGIEKAALQVADIGFIPLQKERYDIVIRQEDMSKPHFQALFQVLRSAEFQDEIAGLGGYDVSETGKILAET; this is encoded by the coding sequence ATGGACGATATCTCTTACACCCCGGAAGAAATAGCCAAGATCCTCAAAATATCTCGTTTTACCGTTTACGAACTGGTAAAACGCGGCGAACTGACCGCCTATCGCATCGGCCGCAAAATGCGGATTGAGGCTCCGGACCTGGCGGTCTATATTAAAAAATCCAAAGGAACTTCGCCGGCTCCTACTCTTAGCCCCATTGCCCCGGCCTCTTTCCCAGAGCAGGAAGGTCTGATTATCTGTGGGCAGGACATAGTCCTGGACATTCTGACCCGCCGCCTGGAGCGAGAAGTGCCCCATGCCCGCTTTCTGCGGAACTACATCGGCAGTATCGATGGCCTGTTGGCCCTTTATCGCGGCTCAGCCAATGTAGTCACGGCTCATCTCTGGGACAGCGATGCCGATACTTACAACATCCCCTATGTCCGGCGGCTGCTGCCGGGGCACAAGACCCTGATCATCAACCTGGCCTACCGGATGGAAGGCTTCTATGTGACCAAGGGCAATCCTCTGAGCATTCGGACCTGGTCTGATCTAACCCGGCCCGGGTTGCGGTTTGTGAACCGGGAACGGGGATCAGGGGCCAGAGTTCTCCTGGACGAGCATCTGCGGCTGCTGGCCATTGACCACGCCGCCGTCGCCGGCTATGACCATGAGGAAATGAGTCATCTGGCAGTGGCTGGCTATGTGGCCAGAGGGCTGGCTGATGTAGGCTTAGGCATCGAAAAAGCCGCTCTGCAGGTGGCAGACATTGGCTTTATCCCTTTGCAAAAGGAACGCTACGACATTGTCATCCGCCAGGAAGATATGTCCAAACCCCACTTTCAGGCCCTGTTCCAAGTGCTGCGCTCCGCTGAATTCCAGGATGAGATCGCCGGCCTGGGCGGGTATGATGTGTCCGAGACCGGCAAAATCCTCGCCGAGACCTAA
- the modA gene encoding molybdate ABC transporter substrate-binding protein, with the protein MKRICLWSLIIMIAAVFAAGCGGSKESPRQAAQPVELYVSAAASMKDALLEIQKQYEAENANVKLIYNLAASGTLQKQIEQGAPVDLFVSAAPAQMNALEKQNLIQKESRKNLLENQLVLIAPEGSKAALTGYEDLTKDAVKKIAIGQPDVVPAGQYAKEALTKMNLWDKLQDKFVQAKDVRAVLTYVDTGNVDAGIVYRTDAAVASKIKIIAAAPAGTHAPIIYPAAVLANAKQPKAAGDFLTYLSGPEGKAVFEKYGFVMAK; encoded by the coding sequence ATGAAAAGAATCTGTCTTTGGTCTCTGATTATTATGATCGCGGCCGTCTTTGCTGCCGGCTGCGGCGGCTCCAAGGAGTCTCCCAGGCAGGCCGCTCAGCCGGTAGAACTGTATGTATCGGCGGCAGCCAGCATGAAAGATGCTCTGCTGGAAATTCAAAAACAATACGAAGCGGAAAATGCTAATGTGAAGCTGATTTACAACCTGGCGGCCTCCGGTACGCTGCAAAAGCAAATTGAACAAGGCGCTCCGGTGGATCTGTTCGTTTCAGCCGCTCCCGCCCAGATGAATGCACTGGAGAAGCAAAACCTGATTCAAAAAGAAAGCCGTAAGAATCTGCTGGAAAACCAACTGGTGCTAATTGCGCCGGAAGGATCGAAAGCAGCCCTTACCGGCTATGAGGACCTGACGAAAGACGCAGTGAAAAAAATTGCTATCGGTCAGCCGGATGTAGTGCCGGCCGGTCAATACGCCAAAGAGGCTCTGACCAAGATGAATCTGTGGGACAAGCTTCAGGATAAATTTGTCCAGGCCAAAGACGTGCGGGCCGTGTTGACCTATGTGGATACCGGCAACGTGGATGCCGGCATTGTGTACCGTACCGATGCGGCTGTAGCCAGCAAGATTAAAATCATTGCCGCCGCGCCGGCCGGAACCCATGCGCCGATTATTTATCCGGCGGCGGTACTGGCTAACGCCAAGCAACCCAAGGCAGCCGGCGACTTCCTGACCTATCTGTCAGGACCGGAAGGAAAAGCAGTCTTTGAGAAATATGGTTTCGTGATGGCGAAGTAA
- the modB gene encoding molybdate ABC transporter permease subunit, producing the protein MLDWQPVVLSIKVALMSLVAVAILGVGAAFVMRRREFPGKAAVEAVFTLPLVLPPVVTGFLLLLLLGRYGPVGRLLSEVFQVQLIFTPYAAMISGTVVAFPLMYQSAKAALQSVDPHLEDAARTLGAGEGRVFFSVTLPLAWPGLLAGLVLSFSRALGEFGATIMVAGNIPGKTQTLPLAIYFAAESNDLTLAGLYVIIISLMTFALIFWLNLWSKTRDKRRIIPFGEVG; encoded by the coding sequence ATGCTTGACTGGCAGCCAGTCGTCTTGTCGATAAAAGTCGCTTTAATGTCTCTAGTCGCTGTGGCTATCCTGGGAGTAGGAGCGGCATTTGTCATGCGGCGCCGGGAGTTTCCCGGCAAAGCGGCGGTAGAGGCGGTCTTTACCTTACCTCTGGTCCTGCCGCCGGTAGTTACCGGATTCTTGCTGCTGCTTCTTCTGGGACGTTATGGACCGGTGGGCCGGCTGCTGTCAGAAGTCTTTCAGGTTCAGCTTATTTTTACTCCTTACGCCGCGATGATCTCCGGCACAGTGGTGGCTTTTCCCCTGATGTATCAGAGTGCCAAGGCGGCTCTGCAAAGCGTGGACCCTCATTTGGAAGATGCGGCCCGTACTTTGGGAGCCGGTGAAGGCAGGGTGTTTTTTAGCGTCACCTTGCCTTTGGCTTGGCCCGGTTTGCTGGCAGGCTTGGTGCTGTCTTTTTCCCGGGCTTTGGGAGAATTCGGCGCCACAATTATGGTGGCCGGCAATATTCCCGGTAAAACCCAAACTCTGCCTCTGGCCATCTATTTTGCCGCTGAGTCCAATGACCTGACTCTGGCCGGCCTGTATGTGATTATTATCAGTTTGATGACCTTTGCTCTGATTTTCTGGCTGAACCTCTGGTCTAAAACCAGAGATAAAAGGCGCATCATACCGTTCGGGGAGGTGGGGTAA